The Streptomyces sp. NBC_00306 sequence ACCAGGCAACGGCTCACAGCAGTTCCGCCCCCGACCTCGTCGGCGCCGGACGATGGAGAAGTATGCAGCGTACGGAAACGTCTACACCCTGCTCGCAGCCGCTGCCGACCAGTTCGACAACTGAAGCACGGTCCGATCCGAAGGGAACCCCTGCGGGCCTCGGTTCCCGGCGCACGGCGCGGCGTACACGATCCCGAGGGCCCTGGTTCTACTCTCACCGCATGGCTGACATGTTCGATCACGCGCCGCAGGTGTGGACCGTCGGGCGCCTGCGTGAGGTTCTCGCGGATGTTCCTGACGAGACACCGATCCACGTCGGCGTAGCCGACACGCCGGGTGACTTCGAGGACTACGGCGACTACGTCCTTGTCAACGCGGAGCCCGTGGAGCTTGACGCCGCCAACGCCGAGCCGCAGGTACAGTTCACGCTCTTCGCCGACGCCCAGGCCGGCGCCTACTACCCCGCCCCCGACTGACCGGCACGTGCGACCCGCGGGTGGGCCCCTGCTTCAGGGGCGCCTGCGGGTACTGCCCCAGCCGCTGCGGCTCGTCTTCGTTCAAACGGACACGTCGGGCATGATCTCCCGGACCTCTTGCGCACAGCGGCACGCGGCAGCGATCTTGGCAGCCCACTCCAGCGCGTCCTCACGTGAGGGCACATCGATGATTGAGAACCCGCCGAGCACCGCCTTGGTCTCCGGGTACGGCCCGTCGGTGACCGTCCCGTCGATGGCCACGACGTTCGCCTGCTGCCTTTCGAGTCCACCACCGAAAACCCACACACCGGCTTCCTGAGCCTGACGCACCACCTCGTGCGAGGCCTCGGCAACCTCGGGCAACTCCTCCTCGGGGAACGCCATCGCGCCGTCGTCGAACGAGATCAGGTACCGCGTCATACATGGCTCCCTCGGCCGTTGGCCTCCCTCGGCCGCCTCTCACCCTACGACGAACGCCTCCCTTCAGAACCGACACTCGGCCGTCCGGCCAAGGAGATTCCCCGCCTCTCCTGAAGGCCGGCTGGGCACTCAGTCGTCGGCGATCTGCAGGGCCAGCGCGAAGTGCTCACCATCGGTACCTGCGAGCAGACTGTCGAACAGTGGGGTGAGTCCATTCACTGCCCCGCACTCGACATCGTGGTTCGTCCACCAACTGGCCTCCGATCCGAGCGTGGACACCACCCGGTCTGCCGCGCGCTCGGCGGTCTCGAGCGGCAGGTGCCGGTGGCTCCGCCAGACCAGGTCGACGGC is a genomic window containing:
- a CDS encoding YciI family protein — its product is MTRYLISFDDGAMAFPEEELPEVAEASHEVVRQAQEAGVWVFGGGLERQQANVVAIDGTVTDGPYPETKAVLGGFSIIDVPSREDALEWAAKIAAACRCAQEVREIMPDVSV